From Candidatus Saganbacteria bacterium, a single genomic window includes:
- the rsmG gene encoding 16S rRNA (guanine(527)-N(7))-methyltransferase RsmG, whose translation MDKEARFKIYSKELINWNKKFNLTSITDEDDIILKHFKDCETLKEAFDFSTGHPEVIDIGTGAGFPGLVLKVLFPDIKLTLLDCIKKKTGFLSHIADILGFKDIDIIWERAEDYAKKRREQYDVAVCRALAPLNIASELCLPFVKTGGIFIAMKGKDIETEIKNAEKALKIMGGKLERTIQVELDDEKNRKKYLHQIVVIKKEKLTPEKYPRKPGICKKRPL comes from the coding sequence GTGGACAAAGAAGCCCGATTTAAAATCTATTCAAAAGAGCTAATTAATTGGAACAAAAAGTTCAACCTAACTTCCATAACCGATGAAGATGATATAATCCTCAAGCATTTCAAAGACTGCGAAACGCTAAAAGAAGCCTTCGATTTTTCAACAGGACATCCGGAAGTAATCGACATCGGGACCGGAGCGGGATTTCCGGGGCTGGTCTTGAAGGTGCTTTTTCCGGACATAAAATTGACTTTACTCGATTGTATAAAAAAGAAGACGGGATTCCTATCTCATATTGCCGATATCCTCGGGTTTAAGGATATAGACATCATCTGGGAACGGGCCGAAGATTATGCAAAAAAAAGAAGAGAACAATATGACGTGGCCGTATGCAGGGCCCTTGCGCCTTTGAACATCGCATCAGAACTCTGCCTACCTTTTGTAAAAACGGGCGGAATCTTTATAGCGATGAAAGGGAAAGACATCGAAACGGAAATAAAGAACGCGGAAAAAGCTTTGAAGATCATGGGAGGAAAGCTTGAAAGGACGATACAGGTAGAATTGGACGATGAAAAGAACCGTAAAAAGTATCTGCATCAGATCGTAGTCATAAAAAAAGAGAAACTAACGCCCGAAAAATACCCGAGAAAACCAGGAATTTGCAAAAAACGGCCTCTATAA
- a CDS encoding BamA/TamA family outer membrane protein encodes MKKIFCISAAVFLLSGISLAIDFSLKSAPDLGSLTGPAVTKTDAVTVDSLITGINIKGNFIIPSGKILEQVSIRVGDRMTQQSLNNDVKAIYAMGYFADVTTDLNKSRKGTAVTFNVVENPCLKGITIEGCSVYPAAKIFSMMRSKQGEIMSFKSIQEDIKAIDDMYHKDGYILERVVNVTTDPDTDILQIKLVEGAIEQIALDGNTLTKNYVILREMKSKPGTVLNEKVLAKDLKRIFNLGFFSDISPDFEPAAAPDKIILLVKVKESKTNTINFGGGYGEREGMFGFLDLSAENVFGTGQGILLRGQAGQQQSTYQFRYMYPWFLPDKLGDKVSATVRRWYTIGKNVYLIGQPESDGKFNGWDLSLNKPVNDEWNVTLTLGSERVEPTVTYFDPYTSNTIGFSLAYDTRDNWMNPSTGRFATFGITKGWKVKPDITTDFTKNTVDLNQFLKLADKQVLAFHFGVGVGVGDIPPGELYYVGGANTVRGYDPSQAQVGTKKYVANIEYRYTFNETFQGVLFYDLGKAWYHPRWPDLDNSISGRGFGLRLNTPMGPIRLDFGVGAYKMFSEGVLHFSIGQAF; translated from the coding sequence ATGAAAAAAATATTTTGCATCTCGGCCGCGGTTTTTCTGCTGTCAGGCATTTCGCTGGCGATAGATTTCAGCCTGAAGTCCGCGCCAGATCTTGGTAGCTTGACCGGACCTGCCGTCACAAAAACAGATGCCGTGACCGTTGACAGTCTTATAACCGGAATAAACATAAAAGGTAATTTCATTATCCCGTCGGGAAAAATACTCGAGCAGGTATCAATACGCGTTGGAGACCGCATGACCCAGCAAAGTCTGAATAATGATGTAAAAGCCATATACGCAATGGGGTATTTTGCGGATGTGACAACGGATCTTAACAAATCCAGAAAAGGCACTGCGGTGACTTTCAATGTGGTCGAGAACCCATGCCTGAAGGGTATAACAATAGAAGGATGCAGCGTCTATCCCGCGGCAAAGATATTTTCCATGATGCGTTCAAAGCAGGGGGAGATAATGTCTTTCAAATCTATCCAAGAAGACATCAAGGCCATCGATGATATGTATCACAAGGACGGATATATCCTTGAAAGGGTCGTCAACGTCACTACCGATCCGGACACCGACATCCTTCAAATTAAGCTTGTCGAAGGAGCGATAGAACAGATAGCTTTGGACGGCAACACCCTGACCAAGAATTATGTGATCTTAAGGGAGATGAAAAGCAAGCCGGGTACGGTCTTAAACGAAAAGGTCCTGGCAAAAGACCTTAAAAGAATATTCAACCTGGGATTCTTCTCGGATATTTCTCCGGACTTCGAACCTGCGGCTGCTCCTGACAAGATAATACTTCTGGTTAAGGTAAAAGAAAGCAAGACCAACACGATCAACTTCGGCGGCGGCTATGGAGAGCGCGAAGGAATGTTCGGGTTCCTCGACCTTAGTGCGGAGAACGTTTTCGGCACCGGACAGGGAATATTGCTCCGTGGCCAGGCCGGTCAGCAGCAGTCTACGTATCAATTCAGGTACATGTATCCCTGGTTCCTGCCTGACAAGCTTGGTGATAAGGTCTCGGCGACCGTAAGAAGATGGTATACGATCGGAAAGAACGTATATTTGATCGGCCAGCCTGAAAGCGACGGGAAATTTAACGGATGGGACTTAAGTTTAAATAAACCCGTCAACGATGAATGGAATGTTACTCTTACCCTAGGTTCAGAAAGGGTCGAACCGACAGTGACATATTTTGATCCCTATACTTCAAACACTATAGGGTTTTCTCTGGCATATGACACAAGAGATAATTGGATGAACCCGTCCACGGGAAGGTTTGCGACTTTCGGGATAACAAAAGGCTGGAAGGTCAAGCCGGATATAACTACCGATTTCACAAAGAACACGGTCGATTTGAACCAGTTCTTAAAATTGGCAGATAAACAGGTACTTGCTTTTCACTTTGGGGTAGGCGTGGGGGTTGGCGATATCCCTCCCGGAGAGCTCTATTATGTTGGCGGTGCCAATACGGTCAGGGGCTATGATCCGTCCCAGGCGCAGGTCGGCACCAAAAAATATGTTGCCAATATCGAATACCGCTACACTTTCAACGAAACATTTCAGGGAGTGCTTTTCTATGATCTGGGTAAAGCATGGTACCATCCCAGATGGCCCGATTTGGACAACTCTATATCCGGCAGGGGTTTCGGTCTCAGACTTAATACTCCGATGGGTCCCATCAGGCTTGATTTCGGTGTCGGCGCGTATAAGATGTTCTCTGAAGGCGTTCTGCATTTCTCGATCGGCCAGGCATTTTAG
- a CDS encoding translocation/assembly module TamB domain-containing protein, which produces MIKKICCGCIIFLLTFSCAQSIPFFNIENPIFSNIKEEISKQASAMMGREISVGSVDEILLDSITLNDVRIAKFKKLSQGSVITIKRAKVHYNVIRVLAVKDIISAIGKIEVFEPKVYLEHEKDGSWNLAKLLDPGGGGAPPPPFKGKIFIRNGTVDFRDLSGFGPEHLKQPFVSKIANVTGTADLSKKDKIFFAVSCLSDGAPIRSEGKINLKTSRARIKLTAAGLKANPWIKYLAIPAVKATDLNGKTAVSLDIQTLPKMFIKGSVSISDGNIYGRPFSGKIDISFDEKRLVLGSDNGTFCGGTTTGNLAVLFAVKTPLINGEVNFSKADLKKLSGGLAGTKGLASGNVLINGAGENVNLTAEASLSDASLAGQNADRITGTAVFERGCVTFDRVEIFNGQSKVVSSGRIEKDLSFYARASASRFSVSNPYFLDGVRGTLDYFEGNISGRIDDSLFKRPFQNINFDAQMKISDARISMQDITSAEAQASLKKGAFELKKFILFAGDSKIEASGALARGTASSIMIRAKNANVADFKIIDKFAPSERGSNKGLLDVNVAIKGVPDKGTTPLEILQGLDVSCEMELKDAILSGEEVKTAKASFQLKEKKLEIKNITLTNSDSNISISGKAGLDDKADINLSGNIDLARLRPLTQRFARINGCAVFNGNISGKFSHPLALLNFRVKDLVFNEIKLDRLDGTIKYKDKFISVEGPVIISQGADRYSVSAELDLNGKEPSYSGQIYTNRGGLSTAVQISSMVYSEALRMIGSADKAPIKVAIRKDDISFPDLSGYRSQKGDVLFTPDNAFLKAWTKSVKPSAEQQRALDISKLKISGLLGANIFVKGRGADVEVKGSVRIINGLLGQYDFDSLDVSGSYKSGKIYLNGLSLKDHGGNLDASGMIDVKGPIDLNVSAKDLPAEKIETATGLSFPIDGRLTVKASANGKYFDPNINAVFSISKTTVGGFYVESLYSKARYSGGMLDIEELDIRNGKQKASIKGRMPFVSGKNIDIKIDLAGDNAGLLVTLFKGVSWTSGGGQVDLDLSGTIDKPLINGSVVINDAVVNIDQIRSTLYDFDADIKIVDSYMTIKRFSGTISGDRTLKKSDVFSIAGDIDLADLIGKKQIWLNIAAAPVTGSVGIPGFYSGQADLRRLSLKGTLSMDGSLSKRQKAVLSADLNIHDGKVIIPQGKQNDAAPFVDIGFDVDLNIGKSVYLVQGESNRPISLDMSNINLEVASENLELKGFLSSPTIIGDVDIKSGTVNILGRDFNILSEDKQEQYFSLNRSMIMKNTAIFSGGSGLTSALPYLSITAQSEVKVKEKVAQSTPPASGIDSGVPQEYTQQKVYVLTRATGIPSDKEKARPLNIQFFAFKEDASKTPPMVSTTYDQNKIREIILPDFVRDTLNLSNTGGVMDTNAILVDYLNSSINSYLVKSITGNVEKALGLESFTLDYNFGRDLEKYLPTRRGEYGYTDKPQLAVGIAKGFFDKIFIQLKYAQSTQQNTVYNNSSFNYQISWKIDRYYSLAYYREPMPYIKDWSVTYYKLMLQYAYVF; this is translated from the coding sequence ATGATCAAAAAGATCTGTTGTGGATGTATTATCTTTTTATTGACGTTTTCCTGCGCCCAAAGCATCCCCTTTTTCAATATTGAGAACCCTATTTTCTCAAACATAAAAGAAGAAATATCAAAACAAGCGTCCGCGATGATGGGCAGGGAGATCTCGGTCGGTTCGGTCGATGAGATACTTTTGGACTCTATTACTTTGAACGATGTCAGGATCGCGAAGTTCAAAAAACTGTCACAGGGAAGCGTAATAACCATAAAAAGGGCGAAAGTCCATTACAACGTGATCCGGGTGCTTGCGGTAAAAGACATTATCTCTGCTATAGGGAAGATCGAGGTTTTCGAACCTAAGGTCTATTTGGAGCATGAAAAGGACGGTTCGTGGAACCTTGCGAAATTGCTGGATCCCGGCGGCGGCGGGGCCCCTCCTCCTCCGTTCAAGGGCAAGATCTTCATCCGTAACGGCACCGTAGATTTCAGGGACCTTTCCGGATTCGGTCCCGAACACCTCAAACAGCCGTTTGTCTCAAAGATCGCCAATGTGACAGGGACTGCCGATCTTAGCAAAAAAGACAAGATATTTTTTGCGGTTTCATGCCTGTCGGACGGGGCCCCGATAAGATCGGAAGGCAAAATAAACCTGAAAACTTCAAGGGCAAGGATAAAATTGACGGCTGCCGGGCTCAAAGCAAATCCGTGGATCAAGTATCTTGCGATCCCGGCCGTAAAAGCTACAGACCTTAACGGTAAAACCGCAGTCAGTCTTGATATCCAGACACTTCCGAAGATGTTTATAAAAGGAAGCGTAAGCATTTCTGACGGGAACATATATGGGAGACCGTTTTCCGGAAAAATTGACATATCTTTTGATGAAAAAAGGTTAGTTCTCGGTTCTGATAATGGAACATTCTGCGGCGGGACAACAACGGGTAACCTGGCTGTGCTATTCGCGGTAAAAACACCCCTTATTAACGGGGAGGTCAATTTTTCGAAAGCTGATCTGAAAAAACTTTCCGGCGGTCTTGCCGGAACAAAAGGACTTGCAAGCGGGAACGTCCTGATAAACGGAGCTGGCGAGAATGTCAATTTAACAGCAGAAGCTTCTCTTTCTGATGCGTCACTTGCAGGTCAAAACGCCGACAGGATAACTGGCACAGCTGTTTTTGAGAGGGGATGCGTCACGTTTGACCGGGTCGAAATATTCAACGGGCAGTCCAAGGTCGTCTCTTCCGGCAGGATAGAAAAGGACCTTTCATTTTATGCCAGGGCTTCGGCAAGCAGATTCAGTGTCAGCAACCCGTATTTCCTGGATGGCGTACGAGGGACCCTCGATTATTTTGAAGGAAATATTTCTGGCCGGATCGACGATTCCTTGTTCAAAAGACCGTTTCAAAATATCAATTTTGATGCACAGATGAAAATTTCGGACGCAAGGATATCTATGCAGGACATTACTTCTGCAGAGGCGCAGGCCTCACTGAAAAAGGGAGCTTTTGAACTAAAAAAGTTTATTTTATTTGCCGGTGACTCTAAGATAGAGGCCAGCGGGGCACTTGCGAGAGGCACGGCCTCCTCGATAATGATCAGGGCCAAGAATGCCAATGTGGCCGACTTTAAGATCATTGACAAATTCGCACCCTCCGAAAGAGGAAGTAATAAAGGTTTGCTGGATGTGAACGTCGCAATAAAAGGAGTGCCGGACAAAGGGACTACACCTCTTGAGATCCTGCAGGGGCTTGATGTTTCATGCGAGATGGAACTTAAGGATGCGATATTATCAGGCGAAGAGGTCAAAACGGCAAAAGCATCGTTCCAATTAAAGGAAAAGAAACTCGAGATAAAGAATATCACCCTGACAAACAGCGACTCTAACATTTCTATATCCGGCAAGGCCGGGCTTGATGATAAAGCGGACATAAACTTAAGCGGAAATATCGATCTTGCAAGGCTCAGGCCGCTCACACAGAGGTTCGCAAGGATCAATGGGTGCGCCGTGTTCAACGGAAATATCAGCGGGAAATTCTCTCATCCCTTGGCCTTGCTCAATTTTAGAGTAAAAGACCTTGTCTTTAATGAGATAAAGCTGGATAGGTTAGACGGAACAATAAAGTATAAAGATAAATTCATTTCCGTCGAAGGACCGGTTATCATCAGTCAGGGCGCTGACAGATATTCTGTCTCCGCAGAGCTGGACCTTAACGGGAAAGAGCCGTCTTACTCCGGTCAGATCTATACAAACAGGGGCGGGTTAAGTACAGCGGTCCAGATCAGCAGCATGGTCTATTCCGAAGCGTTGAGGATGATCGGATCTGCGGACAAAGCCCCGATAAAGGTGGCGATAAGAAAAGATGATATTTCGTTCCCTGATCTGTCAGGATATAGATCACAAAAAGGAGACGTTTTGTTCACTCCGGATAACGCTTTTCTGAAGGCATGGACAAAGAGCGTCAAACCGTCGGCAGAACAGCAGCGCGCGCTCGATATTTCAAAACTTAAAATATCCGGCTTGCTTGGAGCGAACATATTTGTAAAAGGCAGGGGAGCGGATGTTGAAGTCAAAGGCTCGGTCAGGATAATCAACGGTCTGTTGGGGCAATATGATTTTGACAGCCTGGATGTATCCGGCTCATATAAAAGCGGGAAAATATACCTGAATGGCCTGTCATTGAAAGATCATGGAGGAAATCTTGATGCATCGGGCATGATCGATGTTAAAGGTCCTATAGATCTGAATGTTTCCGCCAAAGACCTTCCGGCGGAAAAGATAGAGACCGCGACCGGCCTTTCTTTTCCTATAGACGGCAGGCTCACAGTTAAAGCTTCTGCAAACGGCAAATATTTCGATCCCAATATCAATGCCGTCTTTTCTATAAGCAAAACAACCGTGGGAGGTTTTTATGTCGAAAGCCTTTATTCAAAAGCCCGTTACTCCGGAGGCATGCTGGATATCGAGGAGCTTGATATACGCAACGGCAAGCAGAAAGCTTCTATAAAAGGCAGGATGCCTTTTGTCTCGGGAAAAAATATCGACATCAAGATAGATCTGGCCGGGGACAATGCCGGACTTCTTGTTACGCTGTTTAAAGGGGTGAGTTGGACTTCGGGAGGAGGGCAAGTAGATCTCGACTTAAGCGGGACAATAGATAAACCTTTAATAAACGGAAGTGTCGTTATAAATGATGCTGTAGTCAATATCGACCAGATCAGATCGACTTTGTATGACTTTGACGCGGACATAAAGATAGTGGACAGCTATATGACGATAAAAAGATTTTCCGGCACTATCTCGGGAGACAGGACACTGAAAAAATCCGATGTTTTTTCTATCGCGGGAGATATCGATCTCGCAGACCTGATCGGCAAAAAACAGATCTGGCTGAATATCGCAGCAGCTCCCGTGACAGGTTCGGTCGGCATCCCCGGGTTTTATTCCGGGCAGGCGGATTTGAGGCGCCTGAGCCTGAAAGGCACGCTATCAATGGACGGGTCATTAAGCAAGAGGCAAAAAGCTGTTTTGTCAGCAGACCTTAACATACATGACGGTAAGGTAATAATCCCACAGGGAAAACAAAACGACGCAGCTCCTTTTGTCGACATCGGTTTTGATGTCGATCTTAATATCGGCAAATCGGTCTATCTTGTCCAGGGGGAGTCGAACAGGCCGATCTCTCTGGACATGTCTAATATTAACCTTGAAGTAGCCTCTGAAAATCTTGAGTTAAAAGGTTTCCTGTCATCCCCGACAATCATAGGAGACGTAGATATAAAAAGCGGTACGGTTAACATCCTGGGAAGGGATTTTAATATCCTATCCGAAGATAAACAAGAGCAATATTTCAGCTTGAACAGGTCAATGATCATGAAAAACACAGCCATATTCTCGGGGGGCAGCGGTTTAACCTCTGCTCTGCCTTATCTGTCGATCACGGCGCAGAGCGAGGTCAAGGTAAAAGAAAAAGTTGCTCAATCCACGCCTCCTGCGTCAGGGATCGACAGCGGTGTGCCGCAGGAATATACCCAGCAAAAAGTATATGTCCTGACAAGAGCGACCGGCATTCCTTCGGACAAAGAAAAAGCGAGACCTTTAAACATCCAGTTTTTCGCGTTCAAGGAAGACGCCTCAAAAACACCGCCGATGGTCAGCACTACTTATGACCAGAATAAAATAAGAGAGATAATACTGCCTGATTTTGTCAGGGACACGTTGAACCTGTCAAATACGGGCGGGGTTATGGATACGAACGCGATACTCGTGGATTACCTTAACTCCAGCATAAACTCATATCTTGTAAAAAGTATAACAGGCAATGTGGAAAAAGCGCTGGGGCTCGAGAGCTTTACGCTGGACTACAATTTCGGACGAGACCTTGAAAAATACCTTCCGACAAGACGCGGAGAGTACGGATATACAGACAAACCACAGCTGGCCGTGGGCATAGCTAAGGGCTTTTTTGATAAAATATTTATTCAGTTGAAGTACGCGCAGTCAACGCAGCAGAACACGGTTTACAACAATTCATCTTTCAATTATCAGATATCCTGGAAGATCGACAGATATTATTCGCTGGCTTATTACAGGGAACCGATGCCTTATATCAAGGATTGGAGCGTTACATATTACAAGCTCATGCTTCAGTACGCGTACGTTTTTTGA
- the ruvB gene encoding Holliday junction branch migration DNA helicase RuvB, producing MNEDKSRIVTLGRSDEDAAFSGLRPRRIDNYIGQEKVKESITVVMDAAKKRGETLEHILLYGPPGLGKTTLANILANEMGVNIKTTSGPAIERPGDLAAILTNLSENDVLFIDEIHRLNKVVEEILYPAMEDFGLDIVIGKGPSARSIRLDLPKFTLIGATTRIGLLTGPFRDRFGMISRLEFYTPQELTKIIEAAAEILSVHIDKEGALAIARRARGTPRIANRLLRRVRDWCQVKAGGSITKEVAASALKHLDVDELGLDNVDRKILLVIAEKFSGGPVGVDTISAAISEDPGTIEDVYEPYLMQIGFLDRTPKGRVLTEAAYRHIGKTPPQARNQKDVQQPASQISLL from the coding sequence ATGAACGAGGATAAAAGCAGGATCGTCACTCTGGGGAGAAGCGATGAAGACGCCGCTTTCAGCGGGCTACGGCCGCGCAGGATAGACAACTATATCGGCCAGGAAAAAGTCAAAGAAAGCATAACGGTCGTCATGGACGCCGCTAAAAAGCGCGGCGAGACACTGGAGCATATTCTGCTCTACGGTCCTCCCGGGCTTGGCAAGACGACCCTCGCGAACATCCTGGCGAACGAGATGGGAGTCAATATCAAAACGACTTCCGGCCCGGCAATCGAGAGGCCCGGGGACCTCGCGGCGATACTTACCAACCTCTCCGAGAATGATGTCCTTTTTATTGACGAGATACACCGCCTGAACAAAGTGGTTGAAGAAATATTATACCCGGCGATGGAGGATTTCGGCCTTGATATAGTGATCGGCAAAGGTCCGAGCGCAAGGTCCATAAGGCTTGACCTTCCGAAGTTCACGCTGATAGGCGCTACGACACGGATAGGCCTGTTGACGGGGCCGTTCCGCGACAGGTTCGGGATGATCTCCAGGCTGGAATTTTACACTCCTCAGGAGCTTACAAAAATAATTGAAGCAGCTGCTGAGATACTGAGTGTCCATATTGACAAAGAAGGTGCGCTTGCCATCGCAAGAAGAGCAAGGGGGACACCTCGCATAGCCAACAGGCTTCTAAGGCGCGTCAGGGACTGGTGCCAGGTAAAAGCGGGCGGTTCCATCACAAAAGAAGTCGCCGCTTCCGCCCTGAAGCATCTTGACGTAGATGAACTGGGGCTGGACAATGTCGACCGTAAGATCCTTCTTGTCATCGCTGAAAAATTTTCCGGCGGTCCTGTAGGCGTTGATACCATATCTGCGGCGATAAGCGAAGATCCCGGCACGATAGAAGACGTCTATGAACCGTATCTCATGCAGATAGGATTTTTGGACCGCACGCCAAAAGGAAGGGTCCTTACAGAAGCAGCTTACCGGCATATCGGCAAAACGCCTCCGCAGGCAAGAAATCAAAAAGATGTTCAGCAGCCGGCCTCGCAGATAAGCTTGTTATAG
- a CDS encoding transglycosylase SLT domain-containing protein yields the protein MKNSGVLGLIFAVILSGTSFCYSQSSADYKKACYFINKGRFQQAVNMLAPLAENDSYILNDHAAFRLAAAFDVSGNKQQAEIEYTNLTNKFPESVFVGKAYYRLGELYAGKGDFLNAIANFEKSLSFNVPVFSRDVVIFRAAQCLEKLGYLDEAAERYSEIVVNYPKSRTTKVSKKKINQMGAVSILSSVQQIYKQTRSLFAVDISPDDSANEVWREGFILYKSGDFESAFIKLGQYPGDADPRIVSKCVFWRAKSAEKAGLVGEQHKLLEYITVNYPYTYYGMRACQILNYQVQSVPESGVSLPKLSELAIANIHFEKFKELLSIKYFEDAASEAKTMVYSSSSERDIKTGKLCLSLLLNLQKNYYHSIKTLEKAGEYDFYSTDLDSEKYLAMNLAYPTAFKSQVFAVAEKYGVDPYLVFALIREESRFNPRAVSRSSARGLAQIMPRTGRGIATRLYLRPYRTKYLFNPNLNIKMGVYYLSQLLKRFGGDKYLALASYNGGAGNVDKWLNRIDHSDIDEFVESIPLAETKLYVKKVLESYWQYIRIYGQS from the coding sequence ATGAAAAACTCCGGAGTTCTAGGATTAATATTTGCAGTAATTCTTTCCGGCACATCATTTTGTTACTCACAGTCCTCGGCCGATTATAAAAAAGCCTGTTATTTTATCAATAAAGGCAGGTTCCAGCAGGCAGTGAACATGCTTGCGCCTTTGGCAGAAAATGATTCGTATATCCTTAATGATCATGCAGCGTTCAGACTGGCAGCGGCATTTGACGTCTCGGGCAATAAACAACAGGCCGAAATAGAATATACCAATCTGACAAATAAATTCCCTGAGAGCGTTTTTGTCGGCAAGGCGTATTACAGGCTCGGCGAGCTGTATGCCGGAAAAGGCGACTTTTTAAACGCGATAGCCAATTTTGAAAAATCCCTTTCTTTCAATGTCCCGGTCTTTTCCAGGGACGTGGTCATTTTCAGGGCAGCGCAGTGTCTTGAGAAACTGGGATATTTGGACGAGGCCGCAGAACGCTATTCGGAAATAGTGGTAAATTATCCCAAGAGCAGGACAACGAAGGTCTCAAAGAAAAAAATAAATCAGATGGGAGCAGTTTCGATATTAAGCTCGGTGCAGCAAATATATAAGCAGACCAGGTCACTTTTTGCAGTAGACATTTCTCCTGATGACTCAGCAAACGAAGTTTGGCGCGAAGGATTTATTCTCTACAAGAGCGGGGATTTTGAAAGTGCTTTTATAAAGCTCGGGCAGTATCCCGGAGATGCCGATCCGCGGATAGTCTCAAAATGCGTTTTTTGGCGGGCAAAGAGTGCCGAAAAAGCCGGCCTGGTCGGCGAGCAGCACAAACTATTAGAGTATATAACTGTAAATTATCCGTACACGTATTATGGCATGCGCGCCTGCCAGATCCTTAATTACCAGGTCCAAAGTGTCCCGGAGTCGGGAGTCAGCCTTCCGAAGCTCAGCGAGCTGGCAATAGCCAATATCCACTTTGAAAAATTTAAAGAGCTCCTCAGCATAAAATATTTTGAAGATGCGGCCAGCGAAGCAAAAACAATGGTCTATTCAAGCTCAAGCGAGCGAGACATAAAGACCGGAAAGCTATGCCTCTCTCTTTTACTCAATCTGCAGAAGAACTATTATCACTCCATAAAAACACTTGAAAAGGCCGGAGAGTACGATTTCTATTCTACGGATCTCGACAGCGAAAAATATCTCGCGATGAACCTTGCTTATCCGACAGCTTTTAAGAGCCAGGTATTTGCCGTCGCCGAAAAATACGGCGTCGATCCGTACCTTGTGTTCGCGCTGATCAGGGAAGAAAGCCGCTTTAACCCCAGAGCTGTTTCAAGGTCAAGCGCGAGAGGCCTTGCTCAGATAATGCCCCGTACAGGAAGAGGGATAGCAACAAGGCTTTATCTCAGGCCTTACAGGACGAAATATCTTTTCAATCCCAACTTGAATATTAAAATGGGGGTCTATTATCTTTCACAGCTGCTTAAAAGATTCGGCGGAGATAAATATCTTGCGCTAGCCTCATATAACGGAGGAGCGGGCAATGTGGATAAATGGCTGAACAGGATCGATCATTCCGATATCGACGAGTTTGTTGAAAGCATCCCGTTAGCCGAGACAAAATTGTACGTAAAAAAAGTCCTTGAAAGCTACTGGCAGTATATAAGGATCTATGGCCAAAGTTAA